Proteins encoded in a region of the Flammeovirga yaeyamensis genome:
- a CDS encoding peptidylprolyl isomerase — protein MKAIIKTDKGDMKVDFYLNDAPNTVANFVDLAEHNYYDGLTFHRVIPNFVIQGGCPDGTGAGGPGYRIACELDGDNQYHDRGVLSMAHAGRNTGGSQFFICHSRAQTSHLDRNHTCFGKVIEGVEVVDDIRPNDKIVSVQIIREEGDPELGEVKKL, from the coding sequence ATGAAAGCGATCATTAAAACAGATAAAGGAGATATGAAAGTAGATTTCTACTTAAACGATGCTCCTAATACAGTGGCTAACTTCGTAGACCTTGCAGAACACAACTACTACGATGGTTTAACTTTCCACAGAGTGATCCCTAACTTCGTAATCCAAGGTGGATGTCCTGACGGTACTGGTGCTGGTGGACCTGGTTACAGAATTGCATGTGAATTGGATGGCGACAACCAATACCATGACCGTGGTGTTTTATCTATGGCTCACGCTGGTAGAAACACAGGTGGTTCACAATTCTTTATTTGCCACAGCCGTGCACAAACTTCTCACCTAGACCGTAACCATACTTGTTTTGGTAAAGTAATCGAAGGTGTTGAAGTAGTAGATGATATTCGTCCAAACGATAAAATCGTATCTGTTCAGATTATCAGAGAAGAAGGTGATCCTGAATTAGGTGAGGTGAAAAAATTATAA